A DNA window from Halorubrum sp. DM2 contains the following coding sequences:
- a CDS encoding CopG family ribbon-helix-helix protein, whose product MTVVSVSMPEELLERIDQFSDEHGYTGRSEVVREASRNLLGEFEDAKLEDRALMAVVTVLFNYETTSVEERMMRLRHEHEGIVASNFHSHVGSQYCMELFVLEGGLEEISTFVGKVRATKDTLTVDYSVTPVDEFGAGPLGEGGAHAHGHGSSGDTEDASTGED is encoded by the coding sequence ATGACAGTCGTCAGCGTGTCTATGCCCGAGGAGTTGCTCGAACGGATCGACCAGTTCTCCGACGAACACGGCTACACCGGCCGCAGCGAGGTCGTCCGCGAGGCCTCCCGGAACCTTCTCGGCGAGTTCGAGGACGCGAAACTCGAAGACCGGGCCTTGATGGCCGTGGTGACCGTCCTCTTCAACTACGAGACGACAAGCGTCGAAGAGCGGATGATGCGGCTGCGCCACGAACACGAGGGGATCGTCGCCTCGAACTTCCACAGCCACGTCGGCTCGCAGTACTGCATGGAGCTGTTCGTGTTGGAGGGCGGCTTGGAGGAGATATCGACGTTCGTGGGGAAGGTGCGCGCGACGAAGGACACGCTCACGGTCGATTACAGCGTCACTCCCGTCGACGAGTTCGGCGCGGGCCCGCTCGGCGAGGGCGGCGCGCACGCCCACGGCCACGGATCCTCAGGAGACACCGAGGACGCGTCCACCGGAGAGGACTGA
- a CDS encoding PadR family transcriptional regulator, producing the protein MAKWFHSGRRRDLCALLYDHGELRAQSAKSRLESHYDERIDPGSFYGTLSALVESGYLDRRTEGIADVYTLTEAGETALLDHYAWLGERIDGGGKPEDDDRPKGGAERDEPNLKD; encoded by the coding sequence ATGGCGAAGTGGTTCCACAGCGGCCGCCGCCGCGACCTCTGTGCGCTGCTGTACGACCACGGCGAGCTTCGCGCGCAGTCCGCGAAGAGCCGGCTCGAATCGCACTACGACGAGCGGATCGACCCCGGCTCCTTCTACGGGACCCTCTCCGCGCTCGTCGAGAGCGGCTACCTCGACCGGCGGACCGAGGGCATCGCCGACGTGTATACGCTCACCGAGGCGGGCGAGACCGCGCTGCTCGACCACTACGCGTGGCTCGGCGAGCGGATCGACGGCGGGGGAAAGCCGGAGGATGACGACCGACCCAAGGGCGGAGCGGAGCGCGACGAGCCGAACCTCAAGGATTAA
- a CDS encoding HAD family hydrolase, whose amino-acid sequence MAVADYDFHLFDLDGTLVDAEWEYTRTVFDRVGDRLGREFSDREAYVLWHGLGGPRGETLREFGVDPDAFWPAFHAVEDPVARAEATYLHDDAARLLDHVAAVGGPTGLVTHCQEFLADPVLDRVDLDDRFDAVVCCTDETGWKPDPDPIEAAMDELGVDPRTARGYYVGDGESDVAAAWNAGLDAVHVERVGHDDRGRCVLGDRRVDRLDELVGPT is encoded by the coding sequence ATGGCCGTCGCCGACTACGACTTCCACCTGTTCGATCTCGACGGGACCCTCGTCGACGCCGAGTGGGAGTACACCCGGACGGTGTTCGACCGCGTCGGCGACCGACTGGGCCGCGAGTTCTCCGACCGGGAGGCGTACGTCCTTTGGCACGGACTCGGCGGGCCGCGCGGCGAGACGCTCCGCGAGTTCGGCGTCGACCCGGACGCGTTCTGGCCGGCGTTCCACGCCGTCGAGGACCCGGTCGCCCGTGCGGAGGCGACGTACCTCCACGACGACGCCGCGCGCCTGCTCGACCACGTGGCGGCGGTCGGCGGCCCGACCGGGCTCGTCACCCACTGTCAGGAGTTCCTCGCCGACCCCGTCCTCGACCGCGTCGATCTCGACGACCGCTTCGACGCGGTCGTCTGCTGCACCGACGAGACGGGGTGGAAGCCCGACCCGGACCCGATCGAGGCCGCGATGGACGAGCTCGGCGTCGACCCTCGGACCGCCCGCGGCTACTACGTCGGCGACGGCGAGAGCGACGTGGCCGCCGCCTGGAACGCCGGACTCGACGCGGTCCACGTCGAGCGCGTCGGCCACGACGACCGCGGGCGGTGCGTTCTCGGCGACCGGCGCGTCGACCGCCTCGACGAACTGGTGGGGCCGACCTGA
- the lwrS gene encoding LWR-salt protein, with protein sequence MDAAYVFRVAFRLDPPDAAVDPDRFETTMEIPASEPGTDGWLFFRNRLWRGEIGDEPAFRRVAAERLGVADAAGVDVVAVDFRELRTDEAYLDALTDAIATELDPFNAESVDEVVRKYLGSSVHVRE encoded by the coding sequence ATGGACGCCGCCTACGTCTTCCGCGTCGCGTTCCGGCTCGATCCGCCGGACGCCGCCGTCGACCCCGACCGGTTCGAGACGACGATGGAGATCCCCGCGAGCGAGCCCGGCACCGACGGGTGGCTGTTCTTCCGGAACCGCCTGTGGCGCGGCGAGATCGGCGACGAACCGGCGTTCCGCCGGGTCGCCGCGGAGCGGTTGGGCGTCGCGGACGCCGCGGGCGTCGACGTCGTCGCCGTCGACTTCCGCGAACTCCGCACCGACGAGGCGTACCTCGACGCGCTGACGGACGCGATCGCGACGGAGTTGGACCCGTTCAACGCCGAGTCGGTCGATGAAGTGGTCCGCAAGTACCTCGGATCCTCGGTCCACGTCCGGGAGTGA
- the uppS gene encoding polyprenyl diphosphate synthase has product MLNRLRGLIERAYGRHLRREIDDVPDHVAVIQDGNRRYARERGDDAPDGHRAGADTTERVLDWCADLGVSELTLYAFSTENFERPDEELEPLFDLLERKLREFADADRVHEQGVRVRVIGDVPRLPPRVRDAVDYAERRTADNDRFTLNVALAYGGRTELLDAARDIARDVVAGEMDPGAVDVETVESRLYDRPIRDVDLIVRTGGDERTSNFLPWHANGNEAAVYFCAPYWPEFSEADFLRAIRTYESREESWQRARAERAAALVRALAEVEFAEARAAASRLRERVPRLDGSDLSDDALGIAEGDSAASVESESPEPTETG; this is encoded by the coding sequence ATGCTGAATCGTCTCCGCGGTCTCATCGAGCGCGCGTACGGCCGACACCTGCGCCGCGAGATCGACGACGTCCCCGACCACGTCGCCGTCATTCAGGACGGGAACCGCCGGTACGCGCGCGAGCGCGGCGACGACGCCCCCGACGGTCACCGTGCCGGCGCGGACACCACGGAGCGCGTCCTCGACTGGTGCGCCGACCTCGGGGTCTCGGAGCTCACCCTCTACGCCTTCTCCACCGAGAACTTCGAGCGCCCCGACGAGGAGCTGGAGCCCCTCTTCGACCTGTTGGAGCGTAAGCTCCGGGAGTTCGCTGACGCCGACCGCGTCCACGAGCAGGGGGTGCGCGTCCGGGTCATCGGCGACGTGCCCCGGCTCCCGCCGCGCGTCCGCGACGCGGTCGACTACGCGGAGCGGCGCACCGCCGACAACGACCGGTTCACGCTCAACGTCGCGCTGGCGTACGGCGGCCGGACCGAGCTGCTCGACGCCGCCCGCGACATCGCCCGCGACGTGGTCGCCGGCGAGATGGACCCCGGAGCGGTCGACGTCGAGACCGTCGAGTCGCGGCTGTACGACCGGCCGATCCGCGACGTGGACCTGATCGTCCGCACGGGCGGCGACGAGCGGACGTCGAACTTCCTCCCGTGGCACGCGAACGGGAACGAGGCCGCCGTCTACTTCTGTGCGCCGTACTGGCCGGAGTTCTCCGAGGCGGACTTCCTGCGCGCGATCCGCACCTACGAGTCGCGCGAGGAGTCGTGGCAGCGCGCGCGGGCGGAGCGCGCCGCAGCGCTGGTGCGCGCGCTCGCCGAGGTGGAGTTCGCCGAGGCCCGCGCCGCCGCGTCCCGACTCCGGGAGCGCGTCCCGCGGCTCGACGGCAGCGACCTCTCCGACGACGCCCTCGGCATCGCGGAGGGCGACTCGGCCGCATCGGTCGAGAGCGAGTCCCCGGAGCCGACGGAGACGGGCTAA
- a CDS encoding DUF2891 domain-containing protein yields MNAFEELSPDALRDGRAEALDDAVATALAAHPLDGVETEYPHYQGVVEGPEAPTRPAENHPVFYGCFDWHSAVHSHWALVRALRLASDHPDETAIEASVDERLTAPNVASEVDYIDQNAGFEEPYGWSWLLRLAAELRLWDDPRADAWRETLGPLEGRIRRGVRESFLGIERPQRVGTHGNTAFALTGVLDYARVVGDADLESETEATARRLYADDTAAVVGAEPVGWDFVSPALVEADLLRRVLDPDAFAAWLDGFLPDLAAPPHDALLAPVDVEPDAGDGAAMHLIGLNVSRAWCLAGLADALAGREGPAAERLREPLDDAARRHAEAGAADVLTDDYAGSHWLSSFALYLLTRNAGGIALGAA; encoded by the coding sequence ATGAACGCATTCGAGGAGCTCTCGCCGGACGCGCTCCGCGACGGACGGGCGGAGGCGCTCGACGACGCCGTCGCGACGGCGCTCGCCGCGCATCCGCTCGACGGAGTCGAGACCGAGTACCCGCACTATCAGGGGGTCGTGGAGGGACCGGAGGCCCCGACGCGTCCCGCGGAGAATCACCCCGTCTTCTACGGCTGTTTCGACTGGCACTCGGCGGTCCACAGCCACTGGGCGCTCGTACGCGCGCTCCGGCTCGCCTCAGACCACCCGGACGAGACCGCGATCGAGGCGTCCGTCGACGAGCGGCTGACGGCTCCGAACGTCGCGAGCGAGGTCGACTACATCGACCAGAACGCCGGCTTCGAGGAGCCGTACGGCTGGTCGTGGCTGCTCCGGCTCGCCGCCGAACTCCGCCTGTGGGACGACCCGCGCGCCGACGCGTGGCGCGAGACGCTCGGGCCGCTCGAAGGTCGGATCCGGCGCGGAGTCCGCGAGTCGTTCCTCGGCATCGAGCGCCCGCAGCGCGTCGGCACGCACGGCAACACCGCGTTCGCGCTCACCGGCGTCCTCGATTACGCCCGGGTCGTCGGCGACGCCGACCTCGAATCGGAGACCGAGGCGACGGCCCGCCGCCTCTACGCGGACGACACCGCCGCGGTCGTCGGCGCGGAGCCGGTCGGCTGGGACTTCGTCTCGCCCGCGCTCGTCGAGGCCGACCTGCTCCGGCGCGTCCTCGACCCCGACGCGTTCGCGGCGTGGCTCGACGGGTTCCTCCCGGACCTCGCCGCGCCGCCGCACGACGCGCTGCTCGCGCCGGTCGACGTCGAACCCGACGCGGGCGACGGCGCGGCGATGCACCTGATCGGACTCAACGTCTCCCGGGCGTGGTGTCTCGCGGGGCTGGCCGACGCGCTGGCGGGGCGGGAGGGACCGGCGGCCGAACGGCTCCGGGAGCCGCTGGACGACGCGGCGCGCCGCCACGCCGAGGCGGGGGCCGCGGACGTGCTCACCGACGACTACGCGGGGTCGCACTGGCTCTCCTCGTTCGCGCTGTATCTGCTGACGCGGAACGCGGGCGGGATCGCGCTCGGGGCGGCTTAG
- a CDS encoding NOB1 family endonuclease: protein MEVLDSSAFIHEYTTDDDVVSIPAVHEELTGEVALRFDAMEGSGMTVHVPAPEAVDRVRRAAKGSGDAAELSDTDIRLIATALELHATLVTDDYAMQNVAERLDLPVEAIARDGISEEREWRFQCVGCNRTFDENKERCPICGSDLTRKNPA from the coding sequence ATGGAAGTCCTCGACTCGTCCGCGTTCATCCACGAGTACACCACCGACGACGACGTGGTCTCCATTCCGGCGGTCCACGAGGAGCTAACCGGCGAGGTGGCGCTCCGCTTCGACGCGATGGAGGGCTCCGGGATGACGGTGCACGTGCCGGCCCCGGAAGCGGTCGACCGGGTCCGCCGGGCCGCGAAGGGGTCGGGCGACGCCGCGGAGTTGTCAGACACAGACATCCGGCTGATCGCGACCGCCCTGGAGCTTCACGCGACGCTCGTCACCGACGACTACGCGATGCAGAACGTCGCCGAGCGGCTCGACCTCCCGGTCGAGGCTATCGCCCGCGACGGCATCTCGGAGGAGCGGGAGTGGCGGTTCCAGTGTGTCGGCTGTAACCGCACCTTCGACGAGAACAAGGAGCGGTGCCCGATCTGCGGGAGCGACCTCACGCGGAAGAACCCGGCGTGA
- a CDS encoding PRC-barrel domain-containing protein: MVDILAENLSGKAVMSSDGTELGDLYNITMNLESGELNHLLVSPHEQLRPGRVDFDVDEMGRLRVPVANVQAVKDYIVVSR, translated from the coding sequence ATGGTCGACATCCTCGCGGAGAACCTCTCCGGGAAGGCGGTGATGAGCTCCGACGGCACGGAACTCGGGGACCTGTACAACATCACGATGAACCTCGAGTCCGGCGAGCTGAACCACCTGCTCGTCAGCCCGCACGAACAGCTCAGGCCCGGACGCGTCGACTTCGACGTCGACGAGATGGGGCGGCTCCGAGTACCGGTTGCGAACGTGCAGGCGGTGAAAGACTACATCGTCGTCTCCCGCTGA
- the infB gene encoding translation initiation factor IF-2, giving the protein MTDHTHADTLRTPIVAVLGHVDHGKTSLLDTIRGSAVSEGEAGAITQHIGATDIPLDTISGMAGELIDPSDFDLPGLLFIDTPGHHSFSTLRARGGALADIAVLVVDVNDGFQPQTEEAIDILRRTGTPFVVAANKVDTTPGWNPQDGEPIQRSMEAQSERAKSMLDENLYEIIGQLSDAGFSADLYWRVQDFQKNIGVVPLSALTGEGVPDLLTVLMGLSQRFMKEEMAIDVQGPGEGTVLEVKDERGFGATVDTVVYDGVIRNGDQIVVGGQDEPIVTEVRALLRPQPLAEIRTEKEFEKVGEIGAAAGVKIAAPDLDQAMAGAPVRVVRDRPVEDVIEEVKAELAEIEVDTADNGVVVKADTLGSLEAMANALREAEVPILRAEVGDIAPRDIAVAETANQDEHKAILGFNVDLLQNAESDLENADVKLFKNEVIYQLVEDYERYVEEKQRAQQETVLDKVVRPARFRILPDHTFRQNDPAVVGVEIIAGTLQNNRNVGYFEGNEFERVGGLSGIQKQGEDVDEARSGERVSIAIDGPTVGRDIEEGDTLWTEVPEKHAKILEQELKEEITADEREALQGYLDTRRKRDPFWGK; this is encoded by the coding sequence ATGACCGACCACACACACGCGGACACCCTGCGAACCCCAATCGTCGCCGTGCTGGGCCACGTCGACCACGGCAAGACGAGCCTGCTCGACACGATCCGCGGCTCCGCCGTCAGCGAGGGCGAGGCCGGCGCGATCACCCAACACATCGGGGCGACGGACATCCCGCTCGACACCATCTCCGGGATGGCCGGCGAGCTGATCGACCCGTCGGATTTCGATCTGCCCGGCCTGCTTTTCATCGACACGCCGGGCCATCACTCCTTCTCGACGCTGCGCGCCCGCGGCGGCGCGCTCGCCGACATCGCGGTGCTGGTCGTCGATGTCAACGACGGCTTCCAGCCGCAGACGGAGGAGGCGATAGACATCCTCCGCCGGACGGGAACGCCGTTCGTCGTCGCGGCCAACAAGGTCGATACGACGCCCGGCTGGAACCCGCAGGACGGCGAACCGATCCAGCGGAGCATGGAGGCGCAGTCCGAGCGCGCGAAGTCGATGCTCGACGAGAACCTCTACGAGATCATCGGCCAGCTGTCGGACGCCGGCTTCTCCGCCGACCTCTACTGGCGCGTCCAGGACTTCCAGAAGAACATCGGGGTCGTCCCGCTGTCGGCGCTCACCGGCGAGGGCGTCCCGGACCTGCTGACCGTCCTCATGGGCCTCTCCCAGCGGTTCATGAAAGAGGAGATGGCCATCGACGTTCAGGGGCCGGGCGAGGGGACGGTCCTCGAAGTGAAAGACGAGCGCGGGTTCGGTGCCACCGTCGACACCGTCGTCTACGACGGCGTGATCCGCAACGGCGATCAGATCGTCGTCGGGGGACAGGACGAGCCGATCGTCACCGAGGTCCGCGCGCTGCTCCGCCCGCAGCCGCTCGCGGAGATCCGCACCGAGAAGGAGTTCGAGAAGGTCGGCGAGATCGGTGCCGCGGCCGGGGTGAAGATCGCCGCCCCCGACCTCGATCAGGCGATGGCGGGCGCGCCGGTCCGAGTCGTCCGCGACCGCCCCGTCGAGGACGTGATCGAGGAGGTGAAGGCGGAACTCGCCGAGATCGAGGTTGACACGGCCGACAACGGCGTCGTCGTCAAGGCTGACACCCTCGGCTCGCTGGAGGCGATGGCGAACGCGCTCCGCGAGGCCGAGGTGCCGATCCTCCGCGCCGAGGTCGGCGACATCGCGCCCCGGGACATCGCCGTCGCGGAGACGGCGAATCAGGACGAACACAAGGCTATCTTAGGTTTCAACGTCGACCTCCTCCAGAACGCGGAGTCCGACCTGGAGAACGCGGACGTGAAGCTGTTCAAAAACGAGGTCATCTACCAGCTCGTCGAGGACTACGAGCGCTACGTCGAGGAGAAACAGCGCGCCCAACAGGAGACCGTGCTGGACAAGGTTGTGCGCCCGGCCCGCTTCCGCATCCTCCCCGACCACACGTTCCGCCAGAACGACCCCGCGGTCGTCGGCGTGGAGATCATCGCCGGCACGCTCCAGAACAACCGCAACGTCGGCTACTTCGAGGGCAACGAGTTCGAGCGCGTCGGCGGGCTCTCCGGGATTCAAAAGCAGGGCGAGGACGTCGACGAGGCCCGCTCCGGCGAGCGCGTCAGCATCGCCATCGACGGGCCGACCGTCGGGCGCGACATCGAGGAGGGCGACACGCTCTGGACCGAGGTGCCCGAGAAGCACGCGAAGATCTTAGAACAGGAGCTGAAAGAGGAGATCACCGCCGACGAGCGCGAGGCGCTTCAGGGGTATCTCGACACGCGCCGGAAGCGGGACCCGTTCTGGGGGAAGTAG